From Electrophorus electricus isolate fEleEle1 chromosome 8, fEleEle1.pri, whole genome shotgun sequence, the proteins below share one genomic window:
- the LOC113582941 gene encoding 5-hydroxytryptamine receptor 1E isoform X1, with protein MIGSVCPADPTAGLPRGLLDHPGRLDPSCPPRVIQLGAEMERYLSESSGAPPLPNSTNTTSAPGAAVPVTMVTERLAVVTVLVLLTLLTAIVNAAVITAICTTKKLHLPANYLICSLAVTDFLVAILVMPLSILYIAMETWCLGRVVCEVWLSVDMTCCTCSILHLCVIALDRYWAITKAIEYARKRTARRAAAMVTSVWLISIFISMPPLFWRHRGDRGRASVCIIEHDQVGYSIYSTFGAFYIPMTLILVLYSRIYSAAKTLYQKRGSSRHLSRSTDSQNSINHCRVTHAFCLSDLSTSDPTMELDHLNAAAHVVSPEKDGDAGTDERDQICSSRERKAARILGLILGAFIACWLPFFIKELLTGLKLLQPSPRVSDLLTWLGYVNSLINPLLYTSFNEDFKQAFRRLLKRKEHT; from the exons ATGATCGGTTCTGTGTGTCCCGCTGACCCCACTGCAGGACTGCCGCGAGGCCTGCTGGATCACCCAGGCAGACTGGACCCGTCCTGCCCACCGAGAGTGATACAACTCGGAGCAGAGATGGAGCGATACCTCAGTGAAAGTTCTGGAGCTCCACCTTTACCTaacagcaccaacaccacctccGCTCCAGGGGCAGCAGTGcctgtcaccatggttacagaGCGTCTCGCGGTGGTGACGGTGTTGGTGTTGCTGACATTGCTGACAGCCATCGTCAACGCCGCTGTCATCACTGCCATCTGCACCACCAAGAAGCTCCACCTTCCTGCCAACTACCTCATCTGCTCATTGGCTGTTACGGACTTCCTGGTTGCGATACTGGTGATGCCACTGAGCATCCTTTACATTGCCATGGAGACGTGGTGCCTGGGCcgggtggtgtgtgaggtgtggctGAGCGTGGACATGACCTGCTGCACCTGTTCCatcctccacctgtgtgtgaTCGCGCTGGACCGCTACTGGGCCATCACCAAGGCCATTGAGTATGCGCGCAAGAGGACCGCCCGCCGCGCCGCTGCCATGGTAACCAGTGTGTGGCTCATCTCCATCTTCATCTCCATGCCCCCACTGTTCTGGCGTCACCGTGGCGACAGGGGCAGGGCCAGCGTGTGTATCATTGAGCACGATCAG GTGGGCTACAGCATCTACAGCACGTTCGGGGCCTTCTACATCCCCATGACGCTCATCCTTGTCCTGTACTCGCGCATCTACAGCGCCGCCAAGACGCTCTACCAGAAACGCGGCTCCTCGCGGCACCTGAGCCGCAGCACGGACAGCCAGAACTCGATCAACCACTGCCGGGTCACGCACGCCTTCTGCCTGTCTGACCTCTCCACCTCCGACCCCACCATGGAGTTGGACCACCTCAATGCGGCTGCCCACGTGGTGTCCCCGGAGAAGGACGGCGACGCTGGCACCGATGAGCGCGACCAGATCTGCAGCTCGCGGGAGAGGAAGGCAGCCCGTATCCTCGGCCTCATCCTCGGGGCCTTCATTGCCTGCTGGCTGCCCTTCTTCATCAAAGAGCTGCTGACGGGTCTGAAGCTGCTTCAGCCATCGCCACGGGTGTCCGACCTGCTGACCTGGCTGGGGTACGTCAACTCCCTCATCAACCCACTCCTCTACACCAGCTTCAACGAGGACTTCAAACAAGCCTTCCGGAGACTTCTGAAGCGCAAGGAGCACACGTAG
- the LOC113582941 gene encoding 5-hydroxytryptamine receptor 1E isoform X2 produces MERYLSESSGAPPLPNSTNTTSAPGAAVPVTMVTERLAVVTVLVLLTLLTAIVNAAVITAICTTKKLHLPANYLICSLAVTDFLVAILVMPLSILYIAMETWCLGRVVCEVWLSVDMTCCTCSILHLCVIALDRYWAITKAIEYARKRTARRAAAMVTSVWLISIFISMPPLFWRHRGDRGRASVCIIEHDQVGYSIYSTFGAFYIPMTLILVLYSRIYSAAKTLYQKRGSSRHLSRSTDSQNSINHCRVTHAFCLSDLSTSDPTMELDHLNAAAHVVSPEKDGDAGTDERDQICSSRERKAARILGLILGAFIACWLPFFIKELLTGLKLLQPSPRVSDLLTWLGYVNSLINPLLYTSFNEDFKQAFRRLLKRKEHT; encoded by the exons ATGGAGCGATACCTCAGTGAAAGTTCTGGAGCTCCACCTTTACCTaacagcaccaacaccacctccGCTCCAGGGGCAGCAGTGcctgtcaccatggttacagaGCGTCTCGCGGTGGTGACGGTGTTGGTGTTGCTGACATTGCTGACAGCCATCGTCAACGCCGCTGTCATCACTGCCATCTGCACCACCAAGAAGCTCCACCTTCCTGCCAACTACCTCATCTGCTCATTGGCTGTTACGGACTTCCTGGTTGCGATACTGGTGATGCCACTGAGCATCCTTTACATTGCCATGGAGACGTGGTGCCTGGGCcgggtggtgtgtgaggtgtggctGAGCGTGGACATGACCTGCTGCACCTGTTCCatcctccacctgtgtgtgaTCGCGCTGGACCGCTACTGGGCCATCACCAAGGCCATTGAGTATGCGCGCAAGAGGACCGCCCGCCGCGCCGCTGCCATGGTAACCAGTGTGTGGCTCATCTCCATCTTCATCTCCATGCCCCCACTGTTCTGGCGTCACCGTGGCGACAGGGGCAGGGCCAGCGTGTGTATCATTGAGCACGATCAG GTGGGCTACAGCATCTACAGCACGTTCGGGGCCTTCTACATCCCCATGACGCTCATCCTTGTCCTGTACTCGCGCATCTACAGCGCCGCCAAGACGCTCTACCAGAAACGCGGCTCCTCGCGGCACCTGAGCCGCAGCACGGACAGCCAGAACTCGATCAACCACTGCCGGGTCACGCACGCCTTCTGCCTGTCTGACCTCTCCACCTCCGACCCCACCATGGAGTTGGACCACCTCAATGCGGCTGCCCACGTGGTGTCCCCGGAGAAGGACGGCGACGCTGGCACCGATGAGCGCGACCAGATCTGCAGCTCGCGGGAGAGGAAGGCAGCCCGTATCCTCGGCCTCATCCTCGGGGCCTTCATTGCCTGCTGGCTGCCCTTCTTCATCAAAGAGCTGCTGACGGGTCTGAAGCTGCTTCAGCCATCGCCACGGGTGTCCGACCTGCTGACCTGGCTGGGGTACGTCAACTCCCTCATCAACCCACTCCTCTACACCAGCTTCAACGAGGACTTCAAACAAGCCTTCCGGAGACTTCTGAAGCGCAAGGAGCACACGTAG